The Sabethes cyaneus chromosome 1, idSabCyanKW18_F2, whole genome shotgun sequence DNA segment AAGGCGACTGTCTGTTTGGCGAGATTTCTACGGATCCTAGAATAGACCGCCCGAGACAGTGGAGTACAATATGGGTGAAGGAAGCAAGACGCATCGTTGACAGCGAGGCCATGTGCTATTGTGCAGCTTTTGCTATGCGATACCAGAGGTAGTTCTTAGCGACTTTCGCGACGAAAGCCATGGTAATCATTCTACATCGATAAATATTAGTATGTTCTGTACTAGATTTGCGGCACATGTTGTACTGGGAATTCTCAGGATCCCTCGATCGTCCATGAACAGCGATGTCTTGTAGATAGAACTGGATTTGTGAacgtttttttttgatattccgTGCGATTTAGTGAATATGGATACTTCTGGGAACGCCTTCTTTTGCGCGATCTTCTATAGAAGCTCTTCTGCCTGTGTGAGGACCCTTAGCTGTAGATTTTTATGCTTTCCGCCCTGTAAGAATTATTCGAACAAATTTGTGTCGGACGACGTCTTCCCGAAAATTCTTACCAGGGAAACGAAAACTGCGGTCCACTGTTCCACTTGACTGCTTGGTCGGCAATATTCAATTTAGTAGGGAACCACCTTCACCCCGGTAGATCATCCATACAGTAATTTAAGTTTCATTACGTTTCTCTAgtagtttttatgaccaatctcataaaaccgctaataaaactatgaactacactagaactttctgatgatagCTATAAAGCTGTCTTCAGACCAAGTAACCGAATCTTCAGAagatttttataacctcttcaaGAATCAGCCGATAAGCTCAAGTAGGCTTATCACGCCCTGCTGAAAGCAGcacagcaataaatctgattttgtttttcgctgcttgacaaccAGTTTTTCATCTTGTTCCCATTTCAGATATAGCATTCCACatgtttccaaaaaaaatccctAAACGCACTTTAACGTTTGCTagcaaaaagctaaatcagtcttCAGCCAGCTTTGTAGCTTGAAAATAtgtatccgtgagcagaaaagttaaagttttattgtaagatcatcctgatcgatttagtttatagcgaccataattaAATATGCGATAgtagaataataataaattttcagcagtttccgtagttttgcagcatatgcgcataaaaatttatcgtgcatattggtatgATAGATTGATAAAATCAACGCCCCATCGGAATTTTGCATTTGCAAcaagttttaacaaaataaatatattcaattagtTAATCtcaatttttagcccaatcattttagttgcttcctgtgacataaaattaatttcttcaccggttttcatttctctttttcgcTGTTCTTATATTCGCTTTTGTTTTCTCTTACGTACTCCCTTTCATGTCGCGTTTGCCTcgtttctctcccgtttttcctttttctcttcatttcaTTCCCGTTCTTTTGCCCTTTTCCTGcgattttcctcatttttagttttttgtctcttttcttcaatttcaggcctgattttctctttttctgtctcgttttttttgtcattctgtcccgtttcgactACTTCGGTCCTGGCTTTTGTTTGTTTGcgctttttaactccttttaaagctcgtttttcttttccattcttcctcttattatgtgctGCTTGTCATCTTTTTCTGTAACGCTCAGGTtttctttccactttttctctccatttttttctattcctgtctcttttttcctctttttctgttctcgtttctccattttcctatTCCCATATTTTCTCCTTATATATACACCATTTGGTCTCCTTTTTTGTCCTGTTttatatctttttctgtcctcattttctttccctttccacgttttgcttttgctttttccttcttttttctcattttttacttcactcttctgttttttgttttctgctgTAAAATGCCTttgtttttgtcacattttccctctttttctcttccgtttttttttctttttcgtctatttttttctttttatttctcgcatatttcctttttttctgttccgtttgtccagtttttgtcacgcgGGTGTtgcgggttcaaatccggttataatcttaaaCTATAGCTTGGTTAGACCCATGcaggtaggagtcataacgactacttgttatgcgtagctaccaataactccCCACccaccttcccgctctttcccctcaacaccaaaaaaaatttcattactttcctctaccgtccctccatcaattgtagaaccaccgtttcaaaaaaaaatccctgaccgcatttcaaggccaaagactaaaaaaacacgagtttgattCTTTTTCTTGAAAGCAGCAAGAGACTACCTGTAGATCCAGCTACAGCTCCATCAGTGAATGTGCTAAGAAAAGTAgtcccgtaactgtcttgtaatAATCGGCTGTGAAGGCTGTCAATAAAGAAAGGTCAAATCTTGGAGGTTAGAGAGATAGAgtcttcaacaaagttatttGAAATAAGTTTTTCTGAACAAACAAATGCCTGCTATTAAACACCCTCAAAGTAATTCTGAAAAGATTTGAAAGATTTTACACATAAAATAAACTAATCTAGAAAGAAAATATACATCCCCACAACACCCCTgctaacacagttgttataaagttgttgtGGCCACTGATTATATGATTAATTCCAGttataaataagttgctgctaCTAGAAGTACCAAAATTGTGTTGCTCATGGCTGAACTTcggttaaaaattaaattgtttaaTAATTCTCAATTTTATTCTCCATTTCAGGGCTTCTATCTATACCTCTACATAGGTAGCATGATATTCCTATTCTTCATGTACACGACCTTAATGTGGGGTAGACCGAAAACTCCAGTAGTTTCACCGGTGAAAAGTAAGTTTTTAGTTTGATTTCTTCGTCAAGATTTTATAACTATCTAGAATATTCTCATAATTCCAGCTAAACCGGGAAAGAAGATCGCCCGCCGAAGTAGTACCTCCACTGACAGTGGAGAACGCTCGGACAGCGAGGCGGAAACGGCCACCAGCTCCGAGCCGAAGGTGATGATCCCGATGCGACGGATGTCGCTGGCATCGGCGATTTCGGCTTCCCGCATTCAGCACTTTGGCAGTTTCTATCTACGGATGGGGGCCGTTGGTAAGAGGCAGTCTCCAATTCTGTTTTGAACGTCTGtgaaatacaaaattttgtACGGTTTCAGCATTCGGCATCGGAAGCATGATCTACTCGGGACTGGAATTCGGTCAGTACTTCGAACTGGAACGGGACACCAAGTGCCATAATGTTCTGTTGGCACTAACTCCGGCCACCCGGATGGCATTCATCTTCATACAGATGTATTTCATTTTTCTGAACAACGAGGTAGGGATTAGACTggaaatcaaatttttaaatcgattctaatttcattttcttttctcAGCAAATCAAGGTTTATCGACACAAGATTTTAGCCCGTTTCGGGCTGATGCATATGATCGGCACCAACCTGTCGGTTTGGTTCTCGGTACTGATTCAGGAAACGAAGCACGAGATTCTGACCTTCTACAATCCGGAGAATCGAACCCTGCGGATATCGCATCGACTAGGTTTGTGAAAAAACAATACTTTACATAAGTGCATTGGAAAATCAATGAGAATttttatggattttaggcaataAGCTGATACCGCATCCGGTGGAGACGGTCGCACATTTTCGAGTCGCCCGCGGTTTGAAGGGGCCGCACAACATCTTCGAGTGTCGACGGTCCAATATTATCGGAACGTTGGTTCAGGATGCTTCCCCGTTTCTGTTTCCGTGCACGATAGAGTACTCGCTGATTTGTGCTGCCATCCTGTACGTAATGTGGCGTAGCATCAGTCGACCGCAGGTCGATCCGATTCAACGCCAGGAAAGTCTTCAACCGATGAAACGATCACCGCATCACTACTCGGTCGATTGTGCGGGAGCTCACAAGGGGCTGTTCATCGGCATCCTGATTCTGGTGCTGACAATCATTTCGTTGATACTGTTTTTCGTGCTGATCTCAAGGCCGGAGTTCGTAAGTCTAGCCGTAACCGAGGTGAACATCTGCGAGTTGACACTGTACGGGACGACAACGGCCGCGACTTTGATCGGGATGATCCAGGTGCGGCACATGCAGTACGATGCATTCCGGAGCTTCAGTCTGGACGACATCCTGCTGGTCGGAGGCCAGACTGGTTCGTTTTTGTACAGCACCTTCACCGTAATCGGGGGGCAGTTCATGATGCGACGGGACACGGTTCTGGTGCTGATTACTGCCCTCGCTTCACTAGTCGAAACCGCCTGCCAGACGATGTTCATTCTCGACGCAAGTCGACGGTCGGCAGCCACGCAGGAACACATTCGAAAAAAGCCCGGTCGGGAAATCGTTACTTTCCTGCTGGTCAGCAACCTCGCCATGTGGGCTATCAATACATTGGAGAAGTCCCGGGCAGAATCGCATCCGATACAGTTGCATTTCTACGGCCTCTGGGCGTGGACCATCATTACACACGTCTCCATGCCGTTGGCCATATTCTACCGGTTCCACAGTACCGTATGTTTGTGCGAAATTTGGAAACGAGCGTACAAAATGAAGCCGGCTTACATGTAATCCGATCTCGATCCAGATCCAAAGCTAAAACCCATATCGATGTGATTAGGAGAAGGGCTGCAGGGCACCCGCCGATTTGTTAAAACCCGTTTCCTTCTGAAGTGAACACAAAAACATACCGCTCAACTATCGCTTTTAAACAGACTATCTCTTTTCCACTATTCCTAGTCTGcagaaacaaaaaaggaaaaactaaaATTCCTCTATACTCATATTACTACTATAGCTGTACTCGTTCCATGACTGTCAACTGGATCTATTAATGTTTATCCTGTGTGCAGGTGGAACACACCGGGACTCACCCTATAGACGATGTTAAATGATGTATAATCAAAAGAAACCGGCAAATACTCCAAGAAAAAGCTGTCGACTAGCGTTAGTAATCTACTCATTGAAAAATTGTACCTTTAAATtgcgaaaagaagaaaaaacaagaaaaacaagcAAAAGTATATGCTCATAAGAAAATGATAGAACTCTCacgaatattaaaattaaaacaaaaaataacaaattgaatcaaaactagtcacacacacacacacactgtcCAATTGGAACAACCAACAAAAGTAGTGCTCTATAAAAAAAGCAAACGAAACCAGCCGAAGTTATCAGTAACTCAAATTTTTACAATAGCCCACCGCGTCGCGTCGTAAGTAATAGTGTAACAATAGACAACAACAGTAGACAGTAGAAAGCAAAAACAGAACCAACCATTTTTTCGATGTCGTTTTTTATCGTCGATCGCAATCAAATCCCCGGCCGCCAGCCATCAACCAGCCGAATGTAGGCAAATTTTTAACGAAAGTTTTTACATCTCATATACGACACGAAAacagaagaacaaaaaaaaaagaactagACTAAACTAGAAATTTTagaaagaaaaatgataaattgttcaatttaaagtaaaagcCACACTCACACGGTAAAATAGAGGCGAATTAATCAAATCGGAAATTGTGCGCTGGCATGAGTTTGATTGGCTCCAAAAGAATGGAAGATTGCAATGTTTTCGAACAAATTCGAACATAGAGATTGTACGACTGTTGTTTGTacatgtacaaaactttttcaccGACTAACGTTTCAGGTCAATGGTCGACGTCATCTTgaagatttaaaaaaattgcaaataacgTCGTCCATCGCAATATGCTTTATCCACCTCATTTGCTTGACAGTTTCATGTTCTCTGCTTAACAATATCCAGTGAATTTCTGTTTAAAATAGACACAAAATACTGAGTATTGGAAAAACTGGGAATTATTCGACTGCACAATCATACACCAACATAAAATTTTAGAACTTATGTATATAGAAAATGATTTCAATATTTACCAGCTTGAAAACTGAGGTTAggtattttatttgtaaaataacTATTTTATATGTTATCCAGATCGCTGCACCAATACTTTCATTACTATCAATTCTCTTGTATTCATAGGATCAAAATTTGTAGGCCACTTTTATAcatctactagctgacccgacaaacttcgtattggcacaaattaaactgtgttgtacataaatcgtgaatctcggatgactccaaaaccccccattcctgcttccaaaacccctcacatgccaaatttgtatttcatttgtataggagcccccctcctaatgcagggagaggtttcaattcaccacagaaaacattcttgtctccaaaaacacccatatgtcaaattttgttccatttacttgattagtactcgagttatgaggaaatttgtatttcatttgaatgggagcccgccctcctaaaaaggtaaggggtcctaaatcatcatagaaaaaattcatgcctacaaaaacacccacatgcctaatatgtttccatttgattaattagttctcgagttatgaggaaatttgtatttcatgtatatggaagcccccccattaaaagagagaggggtcataattcccctcctaaagaggggaggggtcttaattcaccatagaaaaaattcttgtctccaaaaacacccacctgtaaaattttgttccatttgcttgattagttctcgcgttatgcagaaatttatgtttcatttgtataggagccgcccctcttagtgggggaagggatctctaaccatcataagaaccttcgctgacaccaaaaacccctacatgcaaattttcactccgatcggttcagtagttttcgattctataaggaacattcgggcagacagacagaaatccatttttataggtacagatttgtatgggagtccccactcttagtggggggagggatctctaaccatcataagaaccttccctggcaccaaaaacccctacatgcaaattttcactccgatcggttcagtaattttcgattctttaaggaacatagagcagacagaaatcgatttttaaaggcatagatttgtatgggagccccccccccccccctcttagtggggggaggggtcttttgccatcgagaaccttccctagcccctaaaacctctacatgtaaatttgcacgccgatcggttcagtagttttcgattctataaggaacattcgggcagacagacagaaatccatttttataggtatagactagctgacccgacaaacttcgtattgccacaaattaacctgtgttgtacataaatcatgaatctcggatgatctttgtcacttctcgagttttgcaagccccccagtgggcggcgcttccgacggcgggtcaccggcaacactcgcgaccggctcgtcctgaatgatctagtgttactatagatagtttttgtggtcttgttattgattaatgttttatggaagagtctcgaatttctcgagttggattagtttttgagtttcgcaaaaatttctgttttatttgtatgagagtccatatccccctaccacaggggtgagaggtctctaactatcataaaataaattcaagactcaaaaatctcctacatgctaaatttggttccatttgcttgattagtactcaaattataaggaaatttgtatttcatttgtatgggagcccaccctcttaaaagggaaaggggtcgtaatacaccacagaaaaaaaattctgccatctaaaactctcacatgccaaatttggttccatttgcttgattagttctaaagttatgagcaaatttgtatttcgtttgaatgggagccccccccctcctaaaaaggtaagaagtcctaattcatcatgggaaaaatggttgcctccaaaaacacccacatgccaaatatggttccatttgcttgattaattctcgagttatgaggaaatttgtttggaagtcccccctcttaaaggggagaggagttataattcctcttataaagaggggagaggtctcaattcaccatagaataaattcttgtcaccaaaaaaaaacacccacatgccaaatgttgttctatttgcttgattagttctcgagttaggaggaaatttgtatttcatttgtacaggagccccccctcttagagtggggaggggtcctaattcaccgtagaaaattttcttgccctcgaaaaccttcacatgccaaagttggttccatttgcttgattagttctcgagttatgaggaaatttgtatggaagccccccctcttaaaggggagaggagtaacaattccccttataaagagggaggggtctcaatttaccatagaataaattcttgtcaccgaaaacacccacatgccaaatttggttctatttgcttgattagttctcgagttatgaggaaatttgtatttcatttgtataggagccccccttcctaaagtggggagaggttcttattcatcatagaaaacattcttgcctccaaaaacacctacatgccaaatttggttccatttgctggattagctctcgagttataaggaaatttgtatttcgtttgtataggagcctccccccccttaaagtggggaggggtcgcaattcatcatagaaaaaaattttgtcttcaaaaacacacacatgccaaatttgattccatttgcttgatttgttctcgagttatgaggaaattggtatttcatttgtacaggagccccccctcttaaagtgaggaggggtcctaattcaacatagaaaattttcttgccctcgaaaaccttcacatgccaaatttggttccatttgcttgattagttctcgagttatgaggaaatttgtatggaaaccccccctcttaaaggggagaggagttataattccccttataaagaggggaggggtctcaaattaccctagaataaattcttgtcaccgaaaacacccacatgccaaatttggttctatttgcttgattagttctcgagttatgcagaaatttgtgtttcatttgtatgggagccccccctcttagtggggggaggggtctctaaccatcactaaaacctttcctggccccaaaaacctctacatgcaaattttcacgccgattggttcagtagtttttgattctataaggaacacaggacagacagacagaaatccatttttataggtacagatttgtatgggagtccccactcttagtggggggagggatctctaaccatcataagaaccttccctggcaccaaaaacccctacatgcaaattttctctccgatcggttcagtagttttcgattctataaggaacatagagcaggcagaaatccatttttaaaggcatagatttgtatgggagccccccctcttagtggggggaggggtcttttgccatcgagagaaccttccgtagcccctaaaacctctacatgtaaatttgcacgccgatcggttcagtagttttcgattctataaggaacattcgggcagacagacagaaatccttttttatagctATAGATTAAGTTCAACTTACATAAATTGGATCAACTGTTAGGGGTTGTTTGGTAAAACAACCATAAGAGTTTGTATAGTCGTATCCGGTgcctttttctcatttttctactTAGCTAGCAAGTCCTTTACATTTTTATCTTCATCTTGGCCCAGGAATGGTtcgatcaattttgattcatttgacagtaccgtctcagccgagcaaaatttgacaatgttgtaCATGGGACATTTGTTGTAGACCTAGTTACCTACAATTTGGCTGAATAAAGTTTGTTGTATCTTTTGAATTTCCGGtgctataaatgtcccataccgtgaccgcccccaattctgcgcatttttcggTAGTTATTATAGACAAAAAGAAAGATGGCATGCAgagctttccttagaaaaatgcaatGCAGtattgcgcagatttaggcactgattttttattcatgtttcaaattatgcgcagtaatgtatcctgggaagaaaatgcgcagaattaggaa contains these protein-coding regions:
- the LOC128745404 gene encoding proton channel OtopLc, producing the protein MDSSPDLSLKLRRGSSDSRDSFYMDFAQGIDSDIEDVMTGASAPSLPPGDSQQTVTTPSGTLAPITVSSTASIPDVTVLSACGTSHSGGTGIIPEDPEDLDDDMEELEPVPPPMPDLADHSSVVAGLALPLPPLPSLDIDDRDMELPVQPLMPSPSVPQNAIVSPETFSNQSSPAQSSQHLATAASAAPIAASSSTPDEAQQQQQEQLEAAEFQSQLPLDFHPPTDESRVGSSIDTASKTQHETSSTSSAFQRIQTPTFSVKANPVVILPGTSPQQQQQSPSAMTATTTTTQHLAVLYHSHHHHLHPILSSNRRPSRLPEPVYYQQPREVKPGEALATTLSALYGKLLVVMGIAFPMAEVISTYIPPSFYEGFYLYLYIGSMIFLFFMYTTLMWGRPKTPVVSPVKTKPGKKIARRSSTSTDSGERSDSEAETATSSEPKVMIPMRRMSLASAISASRIQHFGSFYLRMGAVAFGIGSMIYSGLEFGQYFELERDTKCHNVLLALTPATRMAFIFIQMYFIFLNNEQIKVYRHKILARFGLMHMIGTNLSVWFSVLIQETKHEILTFYNPENRTLRISHRLGNKLIPHPVETVAHFRVARGLKGPHNIFECRRSNIIGTLVQDASPFLFPCTIEYSLICAAILYVMWRSISRPQVDPIQRQESLQPMKRSPHHYSVDCAGAHKGLFIGILILVLTIISLILFFVLISRPEFVSLAVTEVNICELTLYGTTTAATLIGMIQVRHMQYDAFRSFSLDDILLVGGQTGSFLYSTFTVIGGQFMMRRDTVLVLITALASLVETACQTMFILDASRRSAATQEHIRKKPGREIVTFLLVSNLAMWAINTLEKSRAESHPIQLHFYGLWAWTIITHVSMPLAIFYRFHSTVCLCEIWKRAYKMKPAYM